One part of the Truepera radiovictrix DSM 17093 genome encodes these proteins:
- a CDS encoding phage holin family protein: protein MADARTREVRERDTRPLGELLSKLASDVSLLVRQEVALAKKEFSQTLGQAVGGAVVLIIGAVLAIAGTLALLAALILALSLVMAPWAAALVVGLGFLLIGAILAVIGINRLKKLQLVPERTARTLQEDAEMVREKVR, encoded by the coding sequence ATGGCGGACGCTAGAACGCGCGAGGTGCGCGAGCGGGACACGCGCCCCCTGGGCGAGCTGCTGTCCAAGCTCGCGAGCGACGTCTCGCTGCTAGTCCGTCAAGAGGTCGCGCTGGCCAAAAAGGAGTTTAGCCAGACCCTCGGCCAAGCCGTCGGCGGGGCGGTGGTGCTCATTATCGGGGCGGTGCTGGCGATCGCGGGGACGCTCGCGCTGCTGGCCGCCCTGATCCTCGCGCTCTCGCTCGTGATGGCCCCCTGGGCGGCGGCGCTCGTCGTGGGTCTCGGCTTCCTGCTGATCGGCGCCATCTTGGCCGTCATCGGCATTAACCGGCTGAAAAAGCTCCAGCTCGTGCCCGAGCGGACCGCCCGGACGTTGCAAGAAGACGCCGAGATGGTGCGGGAGAAGGTGCGGTGA
- the leuC gene encoding 3-isopropylmalate dehydratase large subunit produces the protein MTPQPRPKSLFDKVWEAHTVKTLANGQTQLFIGAHLIHEVTSPQAFGMLRDLGLSVRYPERTFATVDHIVPTDTREEPFADPLADEMIRELRKNCAAYGITLFDTDSGKQGIVHMVGPEQGITQPGMTIACGDSHTSTHGAFGAVAFGIGTSQVRDVLATQTLAMSKPKVRRINVDGTLGPGVYAKDVILHIIRTLGVKGGIGYAYEYGGSVFDAMSMEERMTVCNMSIEGGARCGYVNPDEKTVQYLQGRPYAPEGAAWDEAVQRWLHLASDEGCAYDDVVNIRAEEIAPTVTWGINPGQAIFIGENVPRVEEVPESERASVAEALAHMKLTPGAPIKGTKIDVAFFGSCTNARMSDFIEAARFLKGHKVAPGVRAIAVPGSQVVKYQCEELGIDQVFKEAGFEWREAGCSMCLAMNPDKLVGDQLCASSSNRNFKGRQGSVRGRTVLMSPVMVMAAAVTGEVSDAREVFGVRQEAVA, from the coding sequence ATGACGCCACAGCCTCGACCGAAAAGCCTGTTCGACAAGGTGTGGGAAGCGCACACGGTCAAAACGCTCGCCAACGGCCAGACGCAGCTCTTTATCGGCGCCCACCTGATCCACGAGGTGACGAGCCCACAGGCGTTCGGGATGCTCCGCGACCTGGGGCTCAGCGTCCGTTACCCCGAACGCACCTTCGCCACCGTCGACCACATCGTCCCGACCGACACCCGCGAGGAGCCCTTCGCCGACCCCTTGGCCGACGAGATGATCCGCGAGCTGCGCAAAAACTGCGCGGCTTACGGCATCACGCTGTTCGACACGGATAGCGGCAAGCAGGGCATCGTGCACATGGTCGGCCCGGAGCAGGGCATCACCCAGCCCGGGATGACGATCGCCTGCGGCGACTCGCACACCTCGACGCACGGCGCTTTCGGTGCGGTCGCCTTCGGTATCGGCACCAGCCAGGTGCGCGACGTGCTCGCGACCCAAACGCTCGCCATGAGTAAACCCAAGGTGCGGCGCATCAACGTCGACGGCACCCTGGGTCCTGGCGTCTACGCCAAAGACGTCATCTTGCATATCATCCGCACCCTCGGCGTCAAGGGCGGCATCGGCTACGCCTACGAGTATGGCGGCAGCGTCTTTGACGCTATGAGCATGGAGGAGCGGATGACGGTCTGCAACATGTCGATCGAGGGGGGGGCGCGCTGCGGCTACGTCAACCCCGACGAGAAGACCGTTCAGTACCTCCAGGGCCGCCCCTACGCGCCCGAGGGCGCCGCTTGGGACGAGGCCGTGCAGCGCTGGTTGCACCTCGCTTCGGACGAGGGGTGCGCCTACGACGACGTCGTGAATATCCGCGCCGAAGAGATCGCCCCGACGGTCACCTGGGGGATCAACCCCGGCCAGGCGATCTTTATCGGCGAGAACGTACCGCGCGTCGAGGAGGTGCCGGAGAGCGAACGCGCGAGCGTCGCCGAGGCGCTCGCGCACATGAAGCTGACCCCGGGCGCGCCGATCAAGGGGACGAAGATCGATGTGGCCTTTTTCGGCAGCTGCACGAACGCCCGCATGTCGGACTTTATCGAGGCGGCGCGCTTTCTCAAGGGGCACAAGGTCGCCCCGGGGGTGAGAGCCATCGCCGTGCCGGGGTCGCAGGTCGTCAAGTACCAGTGCGAGGAGCTGGGCATCGACCAGGTGTTTAAAGAGGCGGGCTTCGAGTGGCGCGAGGCGGGGTGCAGCATGTGCCTGGCGATGAACCCCGACAAGCTCGTCGGCGACCAGCTCTGCGCCTCGAGCAGCAACCGCAACTTTAAAGGGCGGCAGGGGAGCGTCAGGGGGCGCACCGTCTTGATGAGCCCGGTCATGGTCATGGCGGCGGCGGTGACGGGTGAGGTGAGCGACGCTCGAGAGGTCTTCGGCGTGCGCCAGGAGGCGGTGGCTTAA
- a CDS encoding enolase C-terminal domain-like protein: protein MARIASVTATPFTLPLKGALRWGRASELRQLAHVLVSVHDDAGRVGVAEAPVRPTIYGETVRSVTAILEEHLGPPLVGLEVADAAAQAAVLAGVPNNPCAKGALDIALCELRALESGRTLFEAERGLRERIPVSFILGMDALEATLQEAERVYAAGVRVFKVKVGRDPAHDARVLGALKHLFAGAGVTLYADANESFAPETAARELARLARLGVAYVEEPLPVHLLKARAALRAAAVLPIVADDACFTLPDLLRELEAETFDILNIKTARTGFSTSQRMLTLAREAGKGVMVGSQASAGLGTLHAAIFSSKEGVTHPCELSFPLKLARDLLSAPLRFREGFLEVASLRELHLELRENP from the coding sequence GTGGCGCGGATCGCTAGCGTCACCGCGACACCCTTTACCCTGCCGCTTAAAGGCGCGCTCCGCTGGGGCAGAGCGAGCGAACTGCGGCAGCTCGCGCACGTCCTGGTGAGCGTCCACGACGACGCGGGGCGCGTCGGCGTGGCGGAGGCGCCGGTGCGGCCGACCATCTACGGCGAGACGGTGCGCAGCGTCACTGCCATCTTGGAGGAGCACCTGGGGCCACCTCTAGTGGGGCTCGAGGTCGCCGACGCCGCGGCGCAGGCGGCGGTGCTCGCGGGCGTCCCCAACAACCCGTGCGCCAAAGGGGCGCTCGACATCGCGCTCTGCGAGCTGCGCGCGCTCGAGTCGGGGCGCACGCTCTTCGAGGCGGAACGCGGGCTACGGGAGCGCATCCCGGTCAGCTTTATCCTGGGGATGGACGCGCTCGAGGCGACGCTGCAGGAGGCCGAACGGGTCTACGCGGCGGGGGTGCGCGTCTTCAAGGTCAAGGTCGGGCGCGACCCCGCGCACGACGCGCGGGTGTTGGGCGCCCTAAAGCACCTCTTCGCGGGCGCGGGCGTGACGCTCTACGCCGACGCCAACGAGAGCTTCGCGCCGGAGACGGCGGCGCGCGAGCTCGCGCGGCTCGCGCGGCTCGGCGTCGCCTACGTCGAGGAGCCGCTGCCCGTGCACCTGCTCAAAGCGCGGGCCGCGCTGCGGGCCGCCGCGGTGCTCCCCATCGTCGCCGACGACGCGTGCTTTACCCTGCCCGACCTGTTGCGCGAGCTCGAGGCTGAGACCTTCGACATCCTCAACATCAAAACGGCGCGCACCGGCTTCTCCACGTCGCAGCGGATGCTCACCCTCGCCCGCGAAGCGGGCAAGGGGGTGATGGTCGGCTCGCAGGCGTCGGCGGGGTTGGGGACGCTGCACGCGGCGATCTTCAGCTCCAAGGAGGGGGTGACGCACCCGTGCGAGCTGAGCTTCCCCCTCAAGCTGGCGCGCGACCTGCTGAGCGCACCCCTGCGCTTTCGGGAGGGCTTTTTGGAGGTGGCCAGCCTGCGCGAGCTGCACCTCGAGCTGCGCGAGAACCCGTAG
- the leuB gene encoding 3-isopropylmalate dehydrogenase, translating into MTHVTHDHVTYNVAVLPGDGIGPDVVSAALRVLGAAGEAYGLRFAFSHLAFGGAAIDACGHPFPDEVRAAVAGADAVLLGAVGGPKWDALPRERRCETGLLNLRKHLGVYSNLRPVRVFEGLEGLSPLKSEVARGTDLLIVRELTGGIYFGKPSFNTPTEGVSTDRYTRGEVERIARVAFEAARTRSGRVTSVDKANVLDVSQFWRDVVVGVHESSYPDVTLDHLYVDNAAMQLVRDPRQFDVIVTANLFGDILSDLAAVIPGSLGLLPSASLGDGPGLFEPVHGSAPDLAGKGVANPVGTILSAAMMLRHSLDQGEAASAIEAAVQTALEEDPTTDLGGSRGTEAFTEAVLKALPTPVRS; encoded by the coding sequence ATGACCCACGTGACCCATGACCACGTGACCTACAACGTTGCCGTACTGCCCGGAGACGGGATCGGCCCGGACGTCGTCAGCGCCGCCCTGCGCGTGCTAGGGGCCGCGGGTGAGGCGTACGGTCTGCGCTTCGCGTTCTCCCACCTCGCTTTTGGCGGCGCCGCCATCGACGCGTGCGGCCACCCCTTCCCGGATGAGGTGAGAGCGGCCGTTGCGGGCGCCGACGCGGTCCTCTTGGGCGCCGTCGGCGGGCCGAAGTGGGACGCGCTCCCCCGCGAGCGGCGCTGCGAAACGGGGCTCTTAAACCTCCGCAAACACCTGGGCGTCTACAGCAACCTCCGCCCGGTGCGGGTCTTCGAGGGGCTCGAAGGCCTCTCCCCCCTTAAGAGCGAGGTCGCGCGCGGCACGGACCTGCTCATCGTGCGCGAGCTCACGGGGGGTATCTACTTCGGCAAACCGAGCTTTAACACCCCCACCGAGGGCGTCTCCACCGACCGCTACACGCGAGGCGAGGTCGAGCGCATCGCCCGCGTCGCCTTTGAGGCCGCGCGGACGCGCTCGGGGCGCGTGACGAGCGTGGACAAGGCCAACGTCCTCGACGTGTCGCAGTTCTGGCGCGACGTGGTCGTCGGCGTCCACGAGAGCAGCTACCCCGACGTGACCTTAGACCACCTCTACGTCGACAACGCCGCCATGCAGCTCGTGCGCGACCCGCGGCAGTTCGACGTGATCGTCACCGCCAACCTCTTCGGCGACATCTTGAGCGACCTCGCCGCCGTGATCCCCGGCTCGTTGGGGCTCTTGCCCTCGGCCAGCCTCGGTGACGGCCCCGGCCTCTTTGAACCCGTCCACGGCTCCGCCCCCGACCTCGCGGGCAAGGGCGTCGCCAACCCCGTGGGTACCATCTTGTCCGCCGCCATGATGCTGCGCCACAGCTTGGATCAGGGCGAGGCGGCGAGCGCCATCGAGGCCGCGGTGCAGACGGCGCTCGAGGAGGACCCGACGACGGACCTGGGGGGGAGCCGGGGGACGGAGGCGTTTACCGAGGCGGTGCTTAAGGCGCTGCCGACGCCGGTGCGTTCGTAG
- the leuD gene encoding 3-isopropylmalate dehydratase small subunit: MALAPITRVTGRGVFVPGDDIDTDRIIPARFMKCVTFDGLGQYMFYDVRFHEDGTPKDHPLNDPRFAGASVLLSGENFGCGSSREHAPQAMYRFGIRAVVAESFAEIFFGNSVTLGMPCVTATRAQIAEMARLIETDPQTPVTVDVANSTVAVGERVFPVTVRESAREALTQGRWDPIAELLEADEAIRQTAARLPYL, translated from the coding sequence ATGGCCTTAGCACCGATTACTAGGGTGACCGGGCGCGGCGTCTTCGTCCCCGGCGACGACATCGACACCGACCGCATCATCCCCGCGCGCTTTATGAAGTGCGTGACCTTCGACGGGCTCGGGCAGTACATGTTCTACGACGTGCGCTTTCACGAGGACGGCACGCCCAAAGACCACCCCTTAAACGACCCGCGCTTTGCGGGTGCGAGCGTCCTGTTGTCGGGCGAGAACTTCGGCTGCGGCTCCTCGCGCGAGCACGCGCCGCAGGCGATGTACCGCTTCGGCATCCGCGCGGTGGTCGCCGAGAGCTTCGCCGAGATCTTTTTCGGCAACAGCGTCACCTTGGGGATGCCCTGCGTCACGGCGACGCGCGCGCAGATCGCCGAGATGGCCCGCCTCATTGAAACTGACCCGCAGACCCCTGTCACGGTGGACGTGGCGAACAGCACCGTGGCGGTGGGCGAGAGGGTGTTCCCCGTAACGGTCCGCGAGAGCGCCCGCGAGGCGTTGACGCAGGGGCGCTGGGACCCCATCGCCGAGCTTTTAGAGGCCGACGAGGCGATCCGCCAGACGGCGGCGCGTCTCCCCTACCTGTGA
- a CDS encoding DUF5329 domain-containing protein → MKRVWCAAVGALVLSVAPWGISAPSGLPPAVALEVAHLFDYLATSECTFIRNGRVHTAQEAVAHLERKYHHLLERGLITSAEAFIEGAASRSSLTGRAYQVACPGEAVQESAAWFAAELARLRSGDPR, encoded by the coding sequence ATGAAGCGCGTGTGGTGTGCGGCGGTCGGGGCCTTGGTGCTCAGTGTGGCGCCTTGGGGCATCTCGGCGCCGTCCGGGTTGCCGCCTGCGGTCGCGCTCGAGGTCGCGCACCTCTTTGACTACCTCGCGACCTCCGAGTGCACCTTTATCCGTAATGGCCGGGTGCACACGGCCCAGGAGGCGGTGGCGCACCTCGAGCGGAAGTATCACCACCTGCTCGAGCGCGGCCTCATCACCTCGGCGGAGGCGTTTATCGAGGGGGCGGCGAGCAGGAGCAGCCTTACGGGCCGCGCCTACCAGGTCGCGTGTCCGGGCGAAGCGGTGCAGGAGAGCGCCGCGTGGTTTGCCGCCGAACTGGCGCGGTTGCGTAGCGGCGATCCGCGCTAG
- a CDS encoding DUF3618 domain-containing protein produces MSDRSSAQRDPYADKSVREIEEEIARTREALSRDLDDLGWHLSPERFAAQARGAVQRAQDAALKSTHELSDKLLERTTASGAGLAQTLQHHALPVTLVGLGVAVLAMGGDEAHRRGRDARTVMVSPQGTGAYPATPQRARRGRRKGLGGLIDRRPVAAGAVTVLAGLLVGLALPAEERQSAPPPAEPRPSRTSRVVRARRA; encoded by the coding sequence GTGAGCGACCGCTCGTCCGCCCAGCGAGACCCCTACGCCGACAAGAGCGTGCGCGAGATCGAAGAGGAGATCGCTCGCACCCGCGAGGCGCTCAGCCGAGACCTCGACGACCTGGGCTGGCACCTGAGCCCCGAACGCTTCGCGGCTCAGGCGCGCGGCGCCGTGCAGCGCGCGCAGGACGCCGCTCTTAAAAGCACGCACGAACTCTCCGACAAGCTCCTCGAGCGGACGACCGCGAGCGGCGCGGGCCTCGCCCAGACCCTGCAGCACCACGCGCTCCCCGTGACGCTCGTGGGGCTCGGCGTCGCCGTGTTGGCCATGGGGGGCGACGAGGCGCATAGAAGGGGCCGGGACGCGCGCACCGTTATGGTGTCGCCCCAGGGCACCGGCGCTTACCCCGCTACGCCGCAGCGCGCACGCCGAGGGCGCCGCAAGGGCCTCGGCGGGTTGATCGACAGGCGTCCCGTCGCAGCAGGCGCCGTCACGGTGCTAGCCGGGCTCCTCGTCGGCCTCGCGCTGCCCGCAGAGGAGCGCCAATCCGCCCCCCCGCCCGCCGAACCGCGCCCCTCGCGGACCTCGCGGGTCGTGCGCGCCCGCCGCGCGTAG
- a CDS encoding aminotransferase class I/II-fold pyridoxal phosphate-dependent enzyme → MTATRTPAASRRVAPFGETVFATYTRLASEHGAVNLGQGFPDFAPPAFALDALADAAAGAQQYAPLPGLPELLEAVADTLSEPLKRPLDPVQNVQITVGATEALFATMQAFLDPGDEVVLLEPFYDAYPAMVTMAGGVPVYVPLEPQGEDWVLDVDALGRAFSAKTKAVVVNTPHNPTGKVFTAAELGAVVALAERYGALIVSDEVYEHIAFRPHVRVASRPGAWERTLTISSIGKTFSVTGWKVGWAVGPPELITPLRRAHQWIPFAVATPLQRAAARLLREAPGRGYYAELGARYRAKRDLLVAQLRKTPFRPLTPQGGYFVMADSSALGYRDDVALCDDLPRRVGVAAIPPSAFYAPAHRALARGLVRFAYCKTDEALLEAGGRLRGLGA, encoded by the coding sequence ATGACGGCAACGCGCACCCCCGCCGCGAGCCGGCGCGTCGCCCCCTTCGGCGAGACGGTCTTCGCCACCTACACCCGCCTCGCGTCAGAGCACGGCGCGGTGAACTTAGGGCAGGGCTTCCCCGACTTCGCGCCGCCCGCGTTTGCCCTCGACGCCCTCGCCGACGCCGCCGCCGGAGCCCAGCAGTACGCGCCGCTGCCGGGGCTGCCCGAACTGTTGGAGGCGGTCGCCGACACCCTCTCGGAACCCCTAAAGCGCCCTTTAGACCCCGTGCAGAACGTGCAGATCACCGTCGGCGCGACCGAGGCGCTCTTTGCCACCATGCAGGCCTTTCTCGACCCTGGCGACGAGGTGGTGCTGCTCGAGCCCTTCTACGACGCCTACCCGGCAATGGTGACGATGGCGGGGGGCGTACCGGTCTACGTGCCCTTGGAGCCGCAGGGGGAGGACTGGGTGCTGGACGTGGACGCCCTGGGGCGAGCGTTTTCGGCCAAGACCAAAGCGGTCGTTGTGAACACCCCGCACAACCCGACGGGCAAGGTCTTTACGGCGGCCGAACTGGGCGCCGTGGTCGCGCTCGCCGAGCGCTACGGCGCGCTCATCGTCAGCGACGAAGTGTACGAGCACATCGCCTTTCGGCCGCACGTGCGCGTCGCGAGCCGACCCGGGGCGTGGGAGCGGACGCTCACGATCTCCTCAATCGGCAAGACCTTTTCGGTCACGGGTTGGAAAGTTGGGTGGGCGGTCGGGCCGCCCGAACTCATCACCCCCTTGCGGCGCGCGCACCAGTGGATCCCCTTCGCCGTCGCCACCCCCTTGCAGCGCGCCGCGGCGCGGCTCCTGCGGGAGGCGCCGGGGCGCGGCTACTACGCCGAGCTGGGGGCGCGCTACCGCGCCAAACGCGACCTGCTCGTGGCGCAGCTTAGAAAGACCCCCTTTCGGCCGCTCACGCCCCAGGGCGGGTACTTCGTGATGGCCGACAGCAGCGCGCTCGGCTACCGCGACGACGTCGCGCTCTGCGACGACCTGCCGCGGCGCGTCGGCGTCGCGGCGATTCCGCCGAGCGCCTTTTACGCGCCCGCGCACCGAGCGCTCGCCAGGGGGCTCGTGCGCTTCGCCTACTGCAAGACCGACGAGGCCCTCCTCGAGGCCGGGGGGCGCCTCCGGGGGCTCGGCGCGTGA
- a CDS encoding ATPase: MMLFLLGLTGVGKSTAAAALTRRGYALLPNRRALTDRLIIPEVQRAAGETPHPVEDRLERFALTRRYRQRHPGGMVHALCRYLEANPPGAQPLVFDNLRGADEAAAAVAAFPSARFVLLDAPPMTRLLRLIGRRDAFDRVAATRLENTGFVEALLALPGLEAVFDPYELARLEARGLPEEDLLRAVRILLSEAQNYDMAAAARVLRAAKDARGFLHLDTADKGAEAVQTAIEAWL, from the coding sequence GTGATGCTCTTTCTCCTCGGGCTCACCGGCGTCGGCAAGAGCACCGCCGCCGCGGCCCTCACGCGCCGCGGGTACGCGCTCCTCCCCAACCGCCGCGCGCTCACCGACCGGTTGATCATCCCCGAGGTGCAGCGCGCCGCCGGTGAGACCCCGCACCCCGTTGAGGACCGGCTCGAGCGCTTTGCGCTGACGCGGCGCTACCGGCAGCGGCACCCGGGCGGGATGGTCCACGCGCTCTGCCGCTACCTGGAGGCCAACCCGCCGGGGGCGCAGCCGCTGGTGTTCGACAACCTCCGCGGCGCCGACGAGGCGGCGGCCGCCGTCGCGGCGTTTCCCTCCGCGCGCTTTGTCCTGCTCGACGCGCCGCCGATGACCAGGCTCTTGCGGCTTATCGGGCGGCGCGACGCGTTCGACCGGGTCGCGGCGACGCGGCTAGAGAACACGGGCTTCGTCGAGGCGCTCCTCGCGCTGCCCGGCCTCGAGGCGGTCTTCGACCCCTACGAGCTCGCCCGCCTAGAGGCGCGCGGCCTACCCGAGGAGGACCTCTTGAGGGCGGTTCGCATCCTCCTCAGCGAGGCGCAGAACTACGACATGGCGGCCGCCGCGCGCGTGCTGCGCGCGGCCAAAGACGCGCGCGGCTTTTTGCACCTGGACACCGCCGACAAAGGCGCCGAGGCGGTGCAAACGGCGATCGAGGCGTGGCTCTAG
- a CDS encoding alpha/beta fold hydrolase codes for MKPLPWLLLLLLTACAPALAPQDVPLDDVTPVIRGATPQRVAYGAFSTYYEVLGEGAPVVLVHGIGGGSSGFQYRQNAPALAAAGFRVFVPDLLGFGGSSRPELRYTQDLLVGQLTAFLEGLPGGPKAVVANGLSAAYAVRVAVERPELISKLVLIAPTGYERLARPQDAARVAAFDRLRGPLGSVLNAFLLDPGSQRFFLLDAYAGRESLTPEVLESYDRNLRVPGARWVVFSFISGNLDQSVRDLWPRVEQPTLILWGTEATNTPIGDAEDFLRARPQTRFLPVRGVKLLPNEDRPGLFNEALLDFLRE; via the coding sequence ATGAAACCCCTCCCCTGGCTCCTCCTCCTGCTGCTCACCGCCTGCGCCCCCGCTCTCGCCCCGCAAGACGTGCCTCTTGATGACGTCACGCCCGTGATTCGCGGCGCGACGCCGCAGCGCGTGGCCTATGGCGCGTTCAGCACCTACTACGAGGTTCTCGGCGAGGGGGCGCCGGTGGTGTTGGTGCACGGCATCGGGGGCGGCTCGAGCGGCTTTCAGTACCGCCAGAACGCGCCCGCGCTCGCCGCGGCGGGCTTCCGGGTCTTTGTCCCCGACCTTCTGGGTTTTGGCGGGAGCAGCCGCCCCGAGCTGCGCTACACCCAGGACCTGTTGGTAGGGCAGCTCACGGCGTTTTTGGAGGGCCTCCCGGGGGGCCCCAAGGCGGTCGTCGCGAACGGCCTCAGCGCGGCGTACGCGGTGCGCGTGGCGGTGGAGCGGCCCGAGCTCATCTCCAAACTCGTGCTGATCGCGCCGACGGGCTACGAACGCCTCGCAAGGCCGCAGGACGCGGCGCGCGTCGCCGCCTTTGACCGCCTTCGCGGCCCCCTGGGAAGCGTGCTCAACGCTTTCCTGCTCGACCCCGGCTCGCAGCGCTTTTTTCTCCTCGACGCCTACGCGGGGCGCGAAAGTCTCACGCCGGAGGTCTTGGAGAGTTACGACCGCAACCTGCGGGTACCGGGGGCGCGGTGGGTGGTGTTTTCGTTTATCAGCGGCAACCTCGACCAGAGCGTGCGGGACCTGTGGCCGCGCGTCGAGCAGCCGACGCTGATCCTCTGGGGCACCGAGGCGACGAACACCCCCATCGGCGACGCCGAGGACTTTTTGCGGGCGCGGCCCCAGACCCGTTTCCTCCCCGTGCGCGGCGTCAAGCTGCTCCCCAACGAGGACCGGCCGGGGCTCTTTAACGAGGCCTTGCTGGATTTTTTGAGGGAGTAG
- a CDS encoding MogA/MoaB family molybdenum cofactor biosynthesis protein, translating into MNDATAADAHLAAAPKRVAAAVLTISDTRTPATDASGDYLEARLTAAGHRVVARRLVRDEAEAIRGAFAALFAAGAQVVLSTGGTGIAGRDVTVPVVEALLKKPLPGFGELFRMLSYREVGGAAMLSRAVGGLADGGLIFALPGSRNAVQTAWEGLLRDQLGHLVYEVFRQGQPE; encoded by the coding sequence ATGAACGACGCCACAGCGGCCGACGCCCACCTCGCCGCCGCGCCGAAGCGGGTCGCGGCGGCAGTGCTAACGATCAGCGACACGCGAACCCCGGCGACCGACGCGAGCGGCGACTACCTCGAGGCGCGCCTCACCGCTGCCGGGCACCGCGTGGTCGCCCGCCGGCTCGTGCGCGACGAGGCCGAGGCGATCCGGGGGGCCTTCGCGGCGCTCTTCGCGGCGGGCGCGCAGGTGGTCCTCTCGACGGGCGGCACGGGTATCGCGGGGCGCGACGTGACGGTGCCGGTGGTCGAAGCGCTCCTCAAAAAACCGCTGCCGGGTTTTGGCGAACTCTTCCGGATGCTCTCGTACCGCGAGGTGGGCGGCGCGGCGATGCTCTCGCGCGCCGTCGGCGGGCTCGCCGACGGCGGGCTCATCTTCGCCCTGCCGGGGTCACGCAACGCCGTGCAGACCGCGTGGGAAGGGCTGCTGCGCGACCAGCTCGGGCACCTCGTCTACGAGGTCTTCCGGCAGGGACAACCGGAGTGA